The Artemia franciscana chromosome 11, ASM3288406v1, whole genome shotgun sequence genome has a segment encoding these proteins:
- the LOC136033253 gene encoding leptin receptor gene-related protein-like isoform X2: MAGVKALVALAFSGSIGMMFLVLACALPQYGAWWPFFLLAFYVLAPIPLSVSKRYSDGMSSTNSCQELALFITTGIVVSAFALPIVLARVGGIIEWGACILSLVGNSVMFLTIFGFFFAFGRDSIDYSM, from the exons ATGGCTGGGGTTAAAG CTTTGGTAGCATTGGCCTTTAGTGGCTCAATTGGAATGATGTTCCTTGTGTTGGCTTGTGCACTTCCTCAATATGG ggCGTGGTGGCCATTTTTCCTGCTGGCTTTTTATGTTCTTGCTCCAATTCCATTGTCAGTTTCTAAACGATATTCTGATGGTATGTCCTCAACCAATTCTTGTCAAGAATTGGCTTTGTTTATAACAACTGGGATTGTTGTATCAGCCTTTGCATTGCCCATCGTTCTAGCCCGTGTTGGTGgaatt attgAATGGGGAGCATGCATATTATCATTGGTTGGAAACAGTGTTatgtttttaacaatttttggatttttctttgcttttggtCGTGATAGCATCGATTATTCAATgtg
- the LOC136033253 gene encoding leptin receptor gene-related protein-like isoform X1, with product MAGVKALVALAFSGSIGMMFLVLACALPQYGAWWPFFLLAFYVLAPIPLSVSKRYSDGMSSTNSCQELALFITTGIVVSAFALPIVLARVGGIIEWGACILSLVGNSVMFLTIFGFFFAFGRDSIDYSMW from the exons ATGGCTGGGGTTAAAG CTTTGGTAGCATTGGCCTTTAGTGGCTCAATTGGAATGATGTTCCTTGTGTTGGCTTGTGCACTTCCTCAATATGG ggCGTGGTGGCCATTTTTCCTGCTGGCTTTTTATGTTCTTGCTCCAATTCCATTGTCAGTTTCTAAACGATATTCTGATGGTATGTCCTCAACCAATTCTTGTCAAGAATTGGCTTTGTTTATAACAACTGGGATTGTTGTATCAGCCTTTGCATTGCCCATCGTTCTAGCCCGTGTTGGTGgaatt attgAATGGGGAGCATGCATATTATCATTGGTTGGAAACAGTGTTatgtttttaacaatttttggatttttctttgcttttggtCGTGATAGCATCGATTATTCAATgtggtaa